One Neodiprion pinetum isolate iyNeoPine1 chromosome 1, iyNeoPine1.2, whole genome shotgun sequence genomic window carries:
- the LOC124214976 gene encoding dnaJ protein homolog 1, producing the protein MGKDYYKMLGIARGASDDEIKKAYRKLALKYHPDKNKNSGAEEKFKEIAEAYEVLSDKKKRDIFDKYGEEGLKGGSSGGSSSGPNDPGFTSYTFHGDPRATFAQFFGSASPFQTFFDFGGQGSNRIFGFHDDDMDVDDPFHLGMGPARPGGPGGAFRSHSFNFAGSNANRGGSKDRAQDPPIEHDLYVTLEDITRGCTKKMKISRRVVQADGSVKKEDKVLTINVKPGWKAGTKITFQKEGDQGRGKVPADIVFIIRDKPHPLFRREGSDVRYTCKLSLKQALCGTVIEVPTLSGEKITLNLSREIVKPNLVKRIQGHGLPFPKEPSRKGDLLVAFDIKFPETLTQSAKDILYDTLPN; encoded by the coding sequence ATGGGAAAAGACTACTATAAGATGCTAGGGATTGCCCGGGGAGCAAGCGATGATGAAATTAAGAAAGCATACCGTAAATTGGCTTTGAAATATCACCctgataagaataaaaattcgggtgctgaagaaaaattcaaagaaatagCTGAGGCCTACGAAGTTTTATCTGACAAAAAGAAGCGAGATATCTTTGACAAGTATGGAGAAGAAGGTTTGAAGGGAGGATCTTCAGGAGGATCTTCTTCCGGTCCCAACGACCCTGGATTTACTTCATATACTTTCCATGGGGATCCAAGAGCTACATTTGCACAATTCTTCGGGTCGGCCTCACCATTTCAGACATTCTTCGATTTTGGTGGTCAAGGAAGCAATCGTATATTTGGTTTTCATGATGACGACATGGACGTGGATGACCCCTTTCATTTAGGAATGGGTCCAGCGAGACCTGGCGGGCCAGGAGGGGCATTTAGATCTCATTCTTTCAACTTCGCTGGCTCAAACGCTAATAGAGGAGGCAGTAAGGATCGGGCACAGGATCCACCTATAGAACATGACCTCTATGTCACCTTGGAAGACATCACCAGGGGATGTacaaagaagatgaaaatatcgaGGAGGGTAGTCCAAGCTGATGGTTCGgttaaaaaagaagataaagtACTAACAATCAACGTTAAACCAGGATGGAAAGCCGGGACAAAGATAACTTTCCAGAAAGAAGGTGATCAAGGACGCGGCAAAGTACCTGCAGACATCGTATTTATTATCAGAGACAAACCACATCCTCTGTTCAGGAGAGAGGGCAGTGATGTCAGATATACATGCAAATTATCTTTGAAACAAGCCTTGTGCGGCACGGTTATTGAAGTTCCAACGCTATCTGGGGAGAAGATTACACTGAATTTGTCAAGGGAAATAGTGAAGCCTAATTTGGTAAAGAGAATCCAAGGCCATGGGTTACCTTTCCCTAAAGAGCCTTCGCGTAAAGGAGATCTGTTAGTGGCATTTGACATCAAATTCCCTGAAACATTAACGCAAAGTGCCAAGGACATACTTTATGACACTTTACCCAATTGA
- the Atac2 gene encoding cysteine-rich protein 2-binding protein isoform X1, with protein MAESIEEEVKLKIESDLPELTRCKNCQELCDPYTKPALHCSGVCNEHVHVQCLKRGGVPGPCIGDVFFQYTCSDCSSSREEILTRDKMSWLNIIVLTLYNLREKSNGISKRGYFHWKSDISTFVDRNWDYLFKKSVKRKKNWIGTISGTLSHYSGVFFKSGTTELNESGWWRLIDTDPPQVLIAKNGKLVLERKKQMGTLSKVVAKQRISPSPSESSISVGEDSNYGGESSRSQGLSMYSRAYVQPSETLSDFLLAEDDVHDMDVLDIDDGIELNVRREPPSLTDLMRDFQYQSYQPYQSCNNQLTLMDNFTTDWEMNVISSATILSNHNDVKDDANDDTKEEEPYEEDSSDSLSSLQEQPTISLFNVSEKRDWPWRYKNIAAGNVEKKIRMSEQEESYILQKVDKRHLDSAPPAVRRLYRKLAVRKLKREHGLPVFDLDSFGCKSDFLQRNRKRNNRVLDRFVNEGLGGAYEKRLQGYNEPTAVHSPYTNRILKPFIRRDTSCRPQWLKLMEELQVKVNKKNPEWKFSKEAPIDYSYVRPQHIPAINSLCSQFFWPGIDLTECLQYPDFSCVVLYKKLVIGFAVLVPDVGYNEAYISFFVTRPEWRRVGIGTFMLYHLIQTCMGKDVTLHVSATNPALILYQKFGFKVEEFIQDFYDKYIPPNSRDCRHALFLRLSR; from the exons ATGGCGGAATCAATTGAGGAAGAGGTTAAGCTGAAGATTGAATCAGACCTGCCGGAGTTGACAAGATGTAAAAACTGTCAAGAGTTATGTGATCCGTACACTAAGCCTGCACTACATTGCTCAGGAGTTTGTAATGAGCATGTGCATGTCCAGTGCTTGAAGCGTGGTGGAGTACCTGGACCATGTATAGGCGACGTATTCTTTCAATATACTTGTTCCGACTGTAGTTCATCGAGGGAGGAAATTCTCACTAGGGATAAAATGTCGTGGTTGAATATCATTGTACTAACTCTGTACAATTTACGGGAGAAATCAAATGGGATAAGTAAGAGGGGATATTTTCATTGGAAGTCCGACATTAGTACATTTGTCGATCGCAACTGGGACTATCTGTTCAAGAAGTCTGT gaaacgaaaaaaaaactggataGGAACAATATCTGGTACACTATCTCACTATAGCGGCGTCTTTTTTAAATCAGGAACTACAGAACTCAACGAGTCGGGCTGGTGGAGGCTTATAGATACTGATCCTCCTCAGGTACTCATTGCTAAGA ATGGGAAACTTGTGCTGGAACGTAAAAAGCAAATGGGTACTCTGTCCAAAGTAGTGGCAAAACAACGAATCAGTCCATCACCTTCTGAATCAAGCATTTCTGTCGGCGAAGATAGTAATTATGGCGGTGAATCATCGAGAAGTCAAGGACTGTCCATGTACTCGCGAGCTTACGTTCAACCCAGTGAAACATTATCAGATTTTCTACTAGCTGAAGACGACGTACATG ATATGGATGTGCTGGACATAGACGATGGAATTGAGTTGAATGTTCGCCGTGAACCACCTTCCTTGACTGATTTAATGAGAGACTTTCAGTACCAGAGCTATCAACCGTATCAATCCTGCAATAACCAGCTTACACTTATGGACAACTTTACAACTGACTGGGAAATGAACGTTATTTCGTCTGCAACAATTCTAAGCAACCATAACGATGTTAAAGATGATGCAAATGATGATACCAAAGAAGAGGAACCATATGAAGAGGATAGTAGTGACAGTCTGAGCTCTCTCCAAGAACAACCAACGATATCTCTCTTTAATGTTTCAGAGAAACGAGACTGGCCCTGGAGGTACAAGAACATTGCTG CAggtaatgttgaaaaaaaaattcggatgAGTGAACAAGAAGAAtcatatattttacaaaaagtGGATAAGCGACACTTGGATTCAGCACCACCTGCTGTTAggcgcttatacagaaaactTGCAGTTCGAAAACTCAAGAGGGAACATGGTTTACCTGTATTTGATTTAGACTCTTTCGGTTGCAAATCAGACTTCTTACAACGAAATCGTAAAAGAAATAACCGTGTATTGGACAGATTTGTTAATGAAGGTTTAGGGGGTGCTTACGAAAAAAGATTACAAGGTTACAATGAACCAACAGCTGTTCATAGCCCATATACAAACAGAATCTTGAAACCTTTTATAAGAAGAGACACATCTTGTCGACCTCAGTGGCTCAAATTAATGGAAGAGCTCCAGGTTAAGGTCAATAAAAAGAATCCAGAATGGAAATTCTCCAAAGAAGCACCAATAGATTATTCTTATGTCAGACCACAGCACATTCCAGCAATAAATAGCTTGTGTAGCCAATTTTTCTGGCCTGGAATTGACT TAACGGAGTGCCTGCAGTATCCAGATTTCAGTTGTGTTGTGCTTTATAAGAAATTGGTCATTGGATTTGCAGTCTTGGTCCCAGATGTGGGATACAACGAGGCATAtatttcgtttttcgtaacTCGACCAGAATGGCGTCGAGTTGGTATCGGTACATTCATGTTATATCATTTGATTCAAACGTGCATGGGTAAAGATGTTACTCTACATGTATCTGCAACAAATCCTGCCTTAATACTGTATCAAAAATTCGGATTCAAAgttgaagaatttattcaagatttttatgataaataCATTCCACCAAATTCTCGAGATTGTCGACATGCTCTTTTTTTACGGCTAAGTCGATGA
- the Atac2 gene encoding cysteine-rich protein 2-binding protein isoform X2, producing the protein MAESIEEEVKLKIESDLPELTRCKNCQELCDPYTKPALHCSGVCNEHVHVQCLKRGGVPGPCIGDVFFQYTCSDCSSSREEILTRDKMSWLNIIVLTLYNLREKSNGISKRGYFHWKSDISTFVDRNWDYLFKKSVKRKKNWIGTISGTLSHYSGVFFKSGTTELNESGWWRLIDTDPPQVLIAKNGKLVLERKKQMGTLSKVVAKQRISPSPSESSISVGEDSNYGGESSRSQGLSMYSRAYVQPSETLSDFLLAEDDVHDMDVLDIDDGIELNVRREPPSLTDLMRDFQYQSYQPYQSCNNQLTLMDNFTTDWEMNVISSATILSNHNDVKDDANDDTKEEEPYEEDSSDSLSSLQEQPTISLFNVSEKRDWPWRYKNIAGNVEKKIRMSEQEESYILQKVDKRHLDSAPPAVRRLYRKLAVRKLKREHGLPVFDLDSFGCKSDFLQRNRKRNNRVLDRFVNEGLGGAYEKRLQGYNEPTAVHSPYTNRILKPFIRRDTSCRPQWLKLMEELQVKVNKKNPEWKFSKEAPIDYSYVRPQHIPAINSLCSQFFWPGIDLTECLQYPDFSCVVLYKKLVIGFAVLVPDVGYNEAYISFFVTRPEWRRVGIGTFMLYHLIQTCMGKDVTLHVSATNPALILYQKFGFKVEEFIQDFYDKYIPPNSRDCRHALFLRLSR; encoded by the exons ATGGCGGAATCAATTGAGGAAGAGGTTAAGCTGAAGATTGAATCAGACCTGCCGGAGTTGACAAGATGTAAAAACTGTCAAGAGTTATGTGATCCGTACACTAAGCCTGCACTACATTGCTCAGGAGTTTGTAATGAGCATGTGCATGTCCAGTGCTTGAAGCGTGGTGGAGTACCTGGACCATGTATAGGCGACGTATTCTTTCAATATACTTGTTCCGACTGTAGTTCATCGAGGGAGGAAATTCTCACTAGGGATAAAATGTCGTGGTTGAATATCATTGTACTAACTCTGTACAATTTACGGGAGAAATCAAATGGGATAAGTAAGAGGGGATATTTTCATTGGAAGTCCGACATTAGTACATTTGTCGATCGCAACTGGGACTATCTGTTCAAGAAGTCTGT gaaacgaaaaaaaaactggataGGAACAATATCTGGTACACTATCTCACTATAGCGGCGTCTTTTTTAAATCAGGAACTACAGAACTCAACGAGTCGGGCTGGTGGAGGCTTATAGATACTGATCCTCCTCAGGTACTCATTGCTAAGA ATGGGAAACTTGTGCTGGAACGTAAAAAGCAAATGGGTACTCTGTCCAAAGTAGTGGCAAAACAACGAATCAGTCCATCACCTTCTGAATCAAGCATTTCTGTCGGCGAAGATAGTAATTATGGCGGTGAATCATCGAGAAGTCAAGGACTGTCCATGTACTCGCGAGCTTACGTTCAACCCAGTGAAACATTATCAGATTTTCTACTAGCTGAAGACGACGTACATG ATATGGATGTGCTGGACATAGACGATGGAATTGAGTTGAATGTTCGCCGTGAACCACCTTCCTTGACTGATTTAATGAGAGACTTTCAGTACCAGAGCTATCAACCGTATCAATCCTGCAATAACCAGCTTACACTTATGGACAACTTTACAACTGACTGGGAAATGAACGTTATTTCGTCTGCAACAATTCTAAGCAACCATAACGATGTTAAAGATGATGCAAATGATGATACCAAAGAAGAGGAACCATATGAAGAGGATAGTAGTGACAGTCTGAGCTCTCTCCAAGAACAACCAACGATATCTCTCTTTAATGTTTCAGAGAAACGAGACTGGCCCTGGAGGTACAAGAACATTGCTG gtaatgttgaaaaaaaaattcggatgAGTGAACAAGAAGAAtcatatattttacaaaaagtGGATAAGCGACACTTGGATTCAGCACCACCTGCTGTTAggcgcttatacagaaaactTGCAGTTCGAAAACTCAAGAGGGAACATGGTTTACCTGTATTTGATTTAGACTCTTTCGGTTGCAAATCAGACTTCTTACAACGAAATCGTAAAAGAAATAACCGTGTATTGGACAGATTTGTTAATGAAGGTTTAGGGGGTGCTTACGAAAAAAGATTACAAGGTTACAATGAACCAACAGCTGTTCATAGCCCATATACAAACAGAATCTTGAAACCTTTTATAAGAAGAGACACATCTTGTCGACCTCAGTGGCTCAAATTAATGGAAGAGCTCCAGGTTAAGGTCAATAAAAAGAATCCAGAATGGAAATTCTCCAAAGAAGCACCAATAGATTATTCTTATGTCAGACCACAGCACATTCCAGCAATAAATAGCTTGTGTAGCCAATTTTTCTGGCCTGGAATTGACT TAACGGAGTGCCTGCAGTATCCAGATTTCAGTTGTGTTGTGCTTTATAAGAAATTGGTCATTGGATTTGCAGTCTTGGTCCCAGATGTGGGATACAACGAGGCATAtatttcgtttttcgtaacTCGACCAGAATGGCGTCGAGTTGGTATCGGTACATTCATGTTATATCATTTGATTCAAACGTGCATGGGTAAAGATGTTACTCTACATGTATCTGCAACAAATCCTGCCTTAATACTGTATCAAAAATTCGGATTCAAAgttgaagaatttattcaagatttttatgataaataCATTCCACCAAATTCTCGAGATTGTCGACATGCTCTTTTTTTACGGCTAAGTCGATGA
- the Uba2 gene encoding SUMO-activating enzyme subunit 2, with protein sequence MAASISGVLDTDLQNAVLRSKVLVVGAGGIGCEVLKNLVMTGFTDIEIIDLDTIDVSNLNRQFLFHKQHVGKSKAAVARETALKFNPDVKITHYHDSITTSDYGVSFFKKFNLVMNALDNRAARNHVNRMCLASDIPLIESGTAGYEGQVELIKKGLSQCYECTTKAPQKTYPGCTIRNTPSEPIHCIVWAKHLFNQLFGEEDPDQDVSPDTADPEAADTAGEGALQTESNDKGNVDRVSTRTWAQSSGYDAEKLFMKLFHDDIMYLLSMDNLWKKRRPPVPLIWTDLPDGVAGCSKDTVEPGLRDQRQWSIADCGSVFAQSIKSLSKELAERQKKCPSDHLVWDKDDQSAMDFVAACANIRAYIFGIAQKNRFDIKSMAGNIIPAIATTNAIIAGIVVLHAFRILLDNLKACRSVYLRSKPNHKNLLLVPEKSVNPPNPLCYVCAPTPQVTLALDTTKMTVKELEETVLKTRLNMIAPDVMIDGKGIVVISSEEGETEANNGRILEQLGIRDGTILKADDFLQNYSLTITIVQREAPAVKGQTPDFLIAADPEDLKPKEEDDGSKEPSTSNGKVEKFDQDAVVLVETEVTPQSSDADVSKKRKTVTPPPDVVNKKQRTENSNGYEDDDICIIEDSDSDMQCIYQKSVSPTKHTNKPSETKYETEAQVIPNKCMLQKHKPLLDEECLIVYDEGDETPIPPTVKQQRAE encoded by the exons ATGGCGGCAAGTATTAGCGGCGTGTTGGACACTGATCTACAAAATGCTGTGCTACGGAGTAAAGTTTTGGTTGTGGGTGCTGGTGGAATTGGATGCGAGGTACTTAAAAATCTCGTGATGACGGGATTCACTGATATCGAAATA ATTGATTTGGATACTATTGATGTGAGTAACTTGAACAGGCAGTTTCTCTTCCATAAGCAACATGTTGGCAAATCAAAAGCTGCAGTTGCCCGGGAAACAGCATTAAAGTTCAACCCAGATGTAAAAATTACTCATTATCATGATAGTATTACCAC TTCAGATTATGGTGTCAGCTTCTTCAAAAAGTTTAATCTAGTGATGAATGCTCTGGACAACAGAGCAGCAAGAAATCATGTAAATCGCATGTGTCTAGCCTCTGATATACCTTTGATTGAATCTGGAACAGCTGGTTACGAAGGTCAAGTTGAACTCATTAAAAAAGGATTGAGCCAGTGTTATGAATGCACCACAAAAGCTCCCCAGAAAACTTATCCTGGTTGCACCATTCGTAACACTCCTAGTGAACCAATCCATTGTATCGTCTGGGCAAAACATTTATTCAA TCAACTTTTCGGCGAGGAAGATCCAGATCAAGATGTTTCACCTGATACGGCGGACCCAGAAGCAGCTG aTACTGCGGGTGAAGGTGCATTACAGACAGAATCAAATGATAAAGGGAATGTAGATCGGGTCTCAACTCGCACCTGGGCTCAGTCCAGTGGTTATGatgctgaaaaattattcatgaaattatttcatgatgATATTATGTACCTTCTTAGTATGGACAATCTATGGAAGAAACGAAGGCCGCCCGTACCTTTGATCTGGACTGATTTACCAGATGGAG TGGCAGGCTGCAGTAAGGACACAGTAGAACCTGGACTTCGGGATCAAAGGCAATGGAGTATTGCCGATTGTGGTTCAGTATTTGCACAGTCTATTAAGAGTTTAAGTAAAGAATTAGCAGAACGTCAGAAGAAATGTCCCTCTGACCATTTAGTTTGGGATAAGGATGACCAGAGTGCCATGGACTTTGTCGCCGCATGTGCAAACATACGAGCATATATTTTTGGTATTGCgcaaaaaaatcgatttgacATAAAAT CCATGGCAGGAAACATCATACCTGCAATCGCCACTACCAACGCCATTATTGCAGGCATTGTGGTTCTTCATGCATTTCGTATCCTACTAGACAACTTGAAGGCATGCAGGTCCGTTTATCTACGGTCAAAACCCAACCATAAAAATTTACTACTGGTCCCTGAAAAATCAGTTAATCCACCCAATCCTTTGTGTTACGTGTGTGCACCAACTCCTCAAGTCACACTTGCCTTAGACACCACGAAGATGACAGTTAAGGAACTAGAGGAAACAGTGCTGAAGACTCGTCTCAATATGATTGCACCTGATGTTATGATTGACG GTAAAGGTATCGTTGTAATCAGTAGTGAGGAGGGTGAAACTGAGGCGAACAATGGCAGGATCTTAGAACAATTAGGCATCAGAGATGGAACAATTCTGAAAGCTGATGATTTTCTTCAGAATTACTCACTGACAATCACCATCGTCCAGAGAGAAGCACCTGCCGTCAAAGGCCAAACCCCAGACTTTCTTATTGCTGCAGATCCCGAGGATCTGAAACCAAAGGAAGAAGATGACGGTAGCAAAGAACCATCTACTTCAAACGGAAAG GTGGAGAAATTTGATCAGGATGCAGTGGTCTTAGTAGAAACTGAAGTAACACCTCAATCATCTGATGCTGATGTTTCCAAGAAACGTAAAACAGTCACTCCTCCGCCAGATGTTGTTAACAAGAAACAACGAACAGAAAACAGTAACGGATACGAAGATGATGATATATGCATCATTGAAGACTCTGACTCAGACATGCAGTGCATTTACCAAAAAAGCGTGTCACCAACTAAACACACCAACAAACCCAGCGAAACAAAGTACGAAACGGAAGCTCAGGTTATACCGAATAAATGTATGCTCCAGAAACATAAGCCCTTATTGGATGAAGAGTGCCTCATTGTTTATGATGAAGGAGACGAAACACCGATACCCCCTACAGTAAAACAGCAAAGGGCAGAATAG